The sequence GATGGTCGACGCGTTGAGCTCCGAGAAGGGTATATCAAGGAGCAAATTCATCTCGTCTCTGATTCGGGAGAAGCTTTTGCAGCAGAGGAACAGTCATCTCAAAGAGGTTTACGACCGCGTCTTCTCGGACGAGGCGATTCGGA is a genomic window of Vicinamibacteria bacterium containing:
- a CDS encoding ribbon-helix-helix domain-containing protein; its protein translation is MNTEKVAITIPKDLLEMVDALSSEKGISRSKFISSLIREKLLQQRNSHLKEVYDRVFSDEAIRKEQLETARWFEAGESCEGQEW